The Nycticebus coucang isolate mNycCou1 chromosome 17, mNycCou1.pri, whole genome shotgun sequence nucleotide sequence aaagagtttAAAATGCTATGCACTGGTGGAAAATTATGTGGAATATATCTGTGGACTGATATGGAAAGATACCCAGgatatattattaaaagaaaatgcaggTGCAGAACTGCAGTATAGACACAGAAGGACATATAACTGTATGTGTTTAATTTGCATGGGAAATACTGAGAAGATGCACAaggaattattaaaaattattaaccaCACGAGTGGTAGAAACAAGATACCTTAACATAAATTTCatagttttgatttttgaaaCTTGTGAATATGTTAttcactgaaaaaattaaaatttcaaaacaaatgaggacaagaaaagaaaaattaagtcatGTGGTCCAAGAGGTATAATAAAATATCATAGGGGTTCACGATAAGTTCCATCataaataaagatggaaaaataatagACATGGCAAAGCAGAAACATGAACAAAAGTGAATGCCAACACAAGATATAAAGCTGAGGTTTCACCTGGCCAGCATATAAGAGGTTTGGGTTGTTGCCTTAGCTCCAGGATTTTCAACAGTGGCACTAATGATATTTTGAGCAGGATACTTCTCTGTTGTAGGGGACTATACTGTGAAATATCCAGTGTTTAGTGGGCTTTATCCACTAGACAACAGTGGCCCACCTTCCCCCCAGTTGTGACAGCCAAAATTATGTCTCTGGACGTTCTCAAATGGTCAGGCAGGCACAAAAACCACTCCCAGTTGCtttcatttatatgaataaaaagattttctgaaaagctcattaaaaatatttcaaaaattgtctAGTGAATGTTTTCCTGGCAACTGGTCTATATTTCAGAATTACTTTTTATTGAGATATCAAATATTTCATATAACATTTTCCCATTCCTTTCTATTGTTACCATAATCCTGACTCAGCCAGTATGCTATTTTGCAATTTCTTTTGAGTGACATTATTGATTTatcagaaatattttccttttaataggaTATTTAAATTGCTGAATCATTCGGTATGATTTTATTAACTGGAAACTTGTTGTATGGGAgccaatctttatttctttaattatattagagaaatggaattaGATACTGGAGTCCATGGATGTTTATTTCATagagttttatatataattgaGTGGAAGAATAACTTTAATGTGTTTGAAGTAATCCTAATACTGacttattcttcttctttttttttttttttttttattttccctgggACTCTGGAATCTTTCAAAAGCCTTCAAGAAATCATCTAGGGGAGGATACACATTGTACATTAATTTAGGGCCTGGGCCTCACTAGAGCCTCAGCCCTTTGACATGCAAAGGGTGCCGCACAGCCGTAACCCTTAGGCATGCATGACACGCATTCCGGTCAGCTGCCAATGCATACAGAAGCCCTGAGAGTTCTCCGGTGTTTGCCCTTTCACCCAGGCTCAGGCTGCTAGCAGACCAACCTCCTTCCTCTGGCTCCCTTGGTTCCAAAAGCTAGGAGCTAGGTGGTATCCCACTCACCTGGTGACGGACACTGGGCAGTATCAGCTGACTGTTGGTGGTCCTTGGGCAAACTGTGTGTGAGATGGGACGGACATCGAAGGACAAGCGAGATGTCTACTACCGCCTGGCCAAGGAGAATGGCTGGCGTGCCCGCAGTGCCTTCAAACTGCTACAACTTGATGAACAATTCCAGCTTTTTCAAGGTGTGACACGGGCAGTTGACCTGTGTGCAGCCCCAGGCAGCTGGAgccaggtgctgagccagaagatTGGAGGCCAGGGTTGTGGCCACATGGTGGTGGCTGTGGACCTGCAGGCTATGGCTCCAATACCAGGTGTGTTACAGATCCAGGGAGATATCACCCAGCTATCCACTGCCAAGGAGATCATCCAGCATTTTGAGGGCTGCCCTGCGGACCTAGTAGTGTGTGATGGGGCTCCCGATGTAACTGGCCTCCATGATGTTGATGAGTATATGCAGGCCCAGCTCCTTCTAGCCGCTCTGAACATTGCTACACATGTCTTGAAGCCAGGGGGCTGCTTTGTGGCCAAGATATTCCGAGGCCGGGATGTGACGCTGCTCTACAGCCAGTTGCGTGTCTTCTTCTCCAGCGTTCtctgtgccaagcccaggagcAGCCGGAACTCCAGCATTGAGGCCTTTGCTGTCTGTCAGAGTTATGACCCTCCCAAGGGCTTCACTCCAGACTTGAGCAGACCCTTGCTGGACCACTCTTATGACCCAGATTTCAACCAGCTGGATGGTCCCAACCGCATCATTGTGCCTTTTGTTACCTGTGGAGACCTGAGCTCTTATGATTCAGATCGCAGCTACCCATTGGATCTAGAGGATGGCTCAGAGTACAAGTACACTCCACCCACACAGCCTCCCATCTCGCCATCATACCAGGAGGCTTGCAGGTTGAAGAAGAAGGGGTGGCTGGTCAAGGAAATCCGCCCCCAGGACCACCCCATCAGCAGAGTGAACACATTGCCCCAACTCCTGGCTGCCCATGAGTCCCACACCCTGCAGGCCCCTGAGATGGAAGACAATGAAATGAATTGTTCACCTTAAATCCATTAAGCTGGCATGCTGATACAACTCAGAAACTGCTCACTATCAGGAAAACCAGAACTCGGGTTGATGAACTTGTTTTCAAATATCTCATCAATGGGGCCTGAATGAACAAGCCCTGAGTAGGAATCTGCATCAATCATCATGAAGACAATGAGGAAAGAAACACACCACAGAAATCTGTCTGTGCTGCAACAGGAATTCTTGAGTGAGGTCTTACCTCTTCTCTAAGCCTCATCAGTGATGTCCTGATTATGTCCAGAATTTCCCCTGAAAGCAGAGGTTCTTAACCTGGATAGAAATCAGGGGGATCCATGAACTTGATGAAGGAAAAATGTTGCATCTTTATTTTAACTAATGCAACAGAAATGTAACTTACTCCCAGTTACAAATGCTGGCAACTAATTACAATAGTAAAAGTGGTACCTGCAATTTTCCCACCTATACTGTTCCTTTTTATGCTACATTACAATTGTTGCAGGCATCTTGAAATACTGTTCACATTCATCACATCAAGTGATAGCAGATATTATAATTTGATGTACTAACAAATTAACCCATAttgtattacaaaaaaaaaaaaaagaaaaaaatcattcaggggGTGGTAAGGCCAGTAATTAGTTGGTTAACCCCTCTGTCACAGTGTCAGCCTGACAGTGACCTGACCCTTGAGACCCTGCCAGCACCGCAGCATGACCTGTGGCAGGTACATAGAAACATTCACAGAAAGATCTGCTGCTCTCTCCGCTCTACTCATCATCTGGGAGTGATGCATgtggtcatagttttttttaatagaatttttccGTGTTTCAAGGAAGCAAATTTAACCTGGAATTTGGAGACTGGTCCACAGATTACAGCATAACCACCTGCATGAACTTCATGTCATATCTCCCTCCAAGCTGTTGGTCATTGATTCCACTTCCAGGAGCGACAAAGCGCACATTTCCCAGGAAGGTCACCGAGATCCAGTGTCTCTGAACTCCAGCAGGAACGTGGAGATAGTTTTATAGCTGCCACAGAAAACTTATTTTCGCTCTGAAAAAATTGGACTCTAAAGACGGGACACGCTGAACTCAATCTTCAGCCTGCAGTAGGATCTTAGCTGCCTTCCCCTGCGTCTTCCCCAGCGCCTCCTCAAGTTTGccatccctttccctcttccctcccggGTATGCGTGCAACTCCGGACCACGCACCGGCCAGGAGCCCGCCCGGGCGTCCCGGCTAAATAGCAAACAGATGCCCTACAGGCCAGGGAGCTCGCCGACTGGGGCACCGCCTGGAAAACCTTCCAGCCCCGAGGTTTCTGAGTCGCCGGATTATTGTTTTTGCTGGAAACGAGCCGGTTCTGAAAGTAGGCACCTCCTTTCCCCCGGCGGGGATGCGGAGAACGGACCCAGCACCAGGACTGGAAAGCTGCACCCCGCGCAGCGGCGGAGCTGAGTGGAGGCTTCGCGTTGGCTCCCTCCGAAGTTGAAGGGTCTTGCCCAGCCCCTTCGCCGGGAGACCGCGGGCAGACACCACGCTCCCCTAGGATTTTGTCACCCCTTCCTCCAGCCCGGCCTTGTAAACTGCGGAAGGGCTCCGGGACTCGAGACTTGGTTCCCAACTTCCCACTAGTTGCCTGGACCACTTGCCTGCCGGCTTATTCAGGGGCGATTTAGAGCCTACGGACTTGGCTCCACAAGTTTGTTCTGACTGTACGGTCGTCCTCGGAGAGTCACTTCAAAGTGAGTTCGCCAATGTCCCGCTTCTCAagctctcctcccaccccccagcacACGAAGTCCTAGGTGGTAGTTGGGCAGTTGTGTTGCTGACCGCTCAACGCTACGGTCAAGGAGATGCGGGTGCTGGGTACCTGCCCCTTTCCCGACAACACCTGAAGCCGGACCGGGTCACACTCCAGCAAATCCCAGTAATTCAAATATCCTCATCAG carries:
- the LOC128569063 gene encoding putative tRNA (cytidine(32)/guanosine(34)-2'-O)-methyltransferase — encoded protein: MGRTSKDKRDVYYRLAKENGWRARSAFKLLQLDEQFQLFQGVTRAVDLCAAPGSWSQVLSQKIGGQGCGHMVVAVDLQAMAPIPGVLQIQGDITQLSTAKEIIQHFEGCPADLVVCDGAPDVTGLHDVDEYMQAQLLLAALNIATHVLKPGGCFVAKIFRGRDVTLLYSQLRVFFSSVLCAKPRSSRNSSIEAFAVCQSYDPPKGFTPDLSRPLLDHSYDPDFNQLDGPNRIIVPFVTCGDLSSYDSDRSYPLDLEDGSEYKYTPPTQPPISPSYQEACRLKKKGWLVKEIRPQDHPISRVNTLPQLLAAHESHTLQAPEMEDNEMNCSP